Proteins from one Ramlibacter sp. PS4R-6 genomic window:
- a CDS encoding alpha/beta fold hydrolase: protein MGARDKPFRLGDLPPVQRLQTRCGALEYVISGEGEPAIVLFNGAGVALDGWRALYPDIESLGAVLAWNRFGMEGSDDPPGLQSGAVVIASVRELLSYAGLAPPFVLVGHSLGGLYANLFARLHPAEVAGVLLLEATHPGDHDVLQMDEAQLTRALRRVMALPEWVFRDNLHAEVEAVGHVVKEVEGAGPFPPVPLAVITGGAPPPKWIMEGEALQARLAHQRDLARLSPHSEHVVARRSGHFPQLSEPGVVLATLERLVRAAA, encoded by the coding sequence GTGGGGGCGCGTGACAAGCCCTTCCGGCTGGGCGATCTCCCGCCGGTCCAGCGCCTGCAGACCCGCTGCGGTGCACTCGAATACGTGATCTCGGGCGAAGGCGAGCCGGCCATCGTCCTCTTCAACGGCGCCGGCGTCGCGCTCGATGGCTGGCGCGCGCTGTACCCCGATATCGAATCCCTGGGCGCGGTACTGGCGTGGAACCGCTTCGGCATGGAAGGCAGCGACGATCCGCCCGGCCTGCAAAGCGGCGCGGTCGTCATCGCGTCGGTGCGCGAACTGCTGTCGTACGCGGGGCTGGCGCCGCCCTTCGTACTGGTCGGGCATTCGCTGGGCGGGCTCTATGCCAACCTGTTCGCGCGCCTGCACCCGGCAGAGGTCGCGGGCGTGCTGCTGCTGGAAGCCACGCACCCCGGCGACCACGACGTGCTGCAGATGGACGAGGCGCAGCTGACGCGCGCGCTGCGCCGGGTGATGGCCTTGCCCGAGTGGGTGTTCCGCGACAACCTGCATGCGGAGGTCGAAGCGGTGGGCCACGTGGTGAAGGAAGTGGAGGGCGCCGGCCCGTTCCCGCCCGTGCCGCTGGCCGTCATCACCGGCGGCGCGCCGCCGCCGAAGTGGATCATGGAAGGCGAGGCGCTGCAGGCGCGGCTGGCGCACCAGCGCGATCTGGCGCGCCTGTCGCCGCACAGCGAGCACGTGGTGGCCAGGCGCAGCGGGCATTTCCCGCAGCTGTCGGAGCCCGGCGTGGTGCTGGCCACGCTGGAGCGGCTCGTGCGCGCAGCGGCGTGA
- a CDS encoding sensor histidine kinase, which produces MALSLHTVPRKTFPSFLRDNAEEILSAWDEFASTVEHEGGELDMKGLRDHAAQILEAIAADMDRPQSPSAQEAKSRGEVVAITGARDTAAEAHAETRIGAGFAVGAMITEYRALRASVLRLWSHRTQRAELEDIEQITRFNEAIDQAIAESVSRYTRQTKRAGDLFIGILGHDIRNPLGTILMATEYLVRSGKLDAAAARPIRQSVQRISVLTEQVVDVTRGQAGRAMPIQRTRLDLADVAADIVIETRIRHPDADLVLAIGEGPFVAQWDGGRMGQLFSNLLANAVQYGARGEPIQLRLVRTGDTVTAEVRNRGRVIPPEDRRRIFEALARGTSGEEHRRPEGLGLGLYICREIVTAHGGTLDVASDAGEGTRFVASLPVVTGPDAVPAAQQAAS; this is translated from the coding sequence ATGGCACTTTCACTCCACACCGTTCCCCGCAAGACGTTCCCCTCCTTCCTCCGCGACAACGCCGAGGAGATCCTGAGTGCGTGGGATGAATTCGCGTCCACCGTCGAGCATGAGGGCGGTGAGCTCGACATGAAGGGGCTGCGGGACCACGCGGCGCAGATCCTCGAAGCGATCGCCGCCGACATGGACCGGCCGCAGTCGCCTTCCGCGCAGGAGGCGAAATCGCGCGGGGAAGTGGTGGCGATCACGGGCGCCCGCGACACCGCGGCCGAAGCGCATGCGGAGACCCGGATCGGCGCGGGGTTCGCCGTGGGCGCCATGATCACGGAGTACCGCGCGCTCCGGGCGAGCGTGCTGCGGCTGTGGTCGCACAGGACGCAACGCGCGGAGCTCGAGGACATCGAACAGATCACCCGGTTCAACGAGGCCATCGACCAGGCGATCGCCGAGTCGGTGTCGCGCTACACGCGCCAGACCAAGCGTGCCGGCGACCTCTTCATCGGCATCCTGGGGCACGACATCCGCAACCCGCTGGGGACCATCCTGATGGCAACCGAGTACCTGGTGCGCTCCGGCAAGCTGGATGCCGCGGCGGCCCGCCCCATCCGGCAAAGCGTCCAGCGGATCAGCGTGTTGACCGAACAGGTCGTGGACGTGACGCGCGGCCAGGCCGGCCGGGCGATGCCGATCCAGCGCACCCGGCTGGACCTCGCCGATGTCGCAGCCGACATCGTGATCGAGACGCGGATCCGCCATCCCGATGCCGACCTCGTACTGGCGATCGGCGAAGGGCCTTTCGTCGCGCAATGGGACGGAGGCCGCATGGGCCAGCTCTTCTCGAACCTGCTCGCCAATGCGGTGCAATACGGCGCGCGGGGTGAACCCATCCAGCTTCGCCTGGTGCGCACGGGCGATACCGTGACCGCCGAGGTGCGCAACCGCGGGCGGGTCATCCCGCCCGAGGACCGGCGCAGGATCTTCGAGGCGCTGGCTCGCGGCACTTCGGGCGAGGAGCACCGCCGGCCCGAAGGCCTGGGCCTGGGGTTGTACATCTGCCGGGAGATCGTGACGGCCCACGGGGGCACGCTGGATGTCGCCTCGGATGCCGGCGAGGGCACGAGGTTCGTCGCGTCGCTGCCCGTGGTAACCGGCCCGGACGCGGTCCCGGCAGCGCAGCAAGCCGCTTCCTGA
- the fdhF gene encoding formate dehydrogenase subunit alpha: protein MNAVTRAELAQVEAPTVTFKLDGREVTAPANRTIIEIADEMGVPIPRLCYKPGLDKVGNCRSCMVEVKGERTLAASCCRHPANGMEVTTNSERAVASQKLVLELLLTDMPEREYTRHNELDEWAAKLNVGKPRFAQRGQVAADVSHPAIAVNLDACIQCTRCLRACRDEQVNDVIGLAYRGEHEKIVFDMDDPMGVSTCVACGECVQACPTGALMPARDVALAVPDKQVESVCPYCGVGCQLTYNVKDNKILYVEGRDGPANHGRLCVKGRYGFDYAHHPQRLTKPLVRKAGVAKDPRAQLDPARMMDFFREATWEEALELAGGKLRDLRDAHGPKSLAGFGSAKGSNEEAYLFQKLVRTGFGSNNVDHCTRLCHASSVVALLEGIGSGAVSNPVMDVAKAEVVVLIGANPTVNHPVAATWMKNAVNNGTKLVLLDPRKSDLARHAHRYLQFKPDTDVAMLNAMMHVIVHEGLVDEAFIASRTIGYEDLKKNVEGYSPEAMAPICGIDAETLRYVARLYATSKASMILWGMGVSQHVHGTDNARCLIALALMTGQIGRPGTGLHPLRGQNNVQGASDAGLIPMMLPDYQRVDTPGVPERFEKAWGMKPGSLDKKPGLTVVEVMHAIKAGTVKGMYIMGENPAMSDPDANHARESLAALDHLVVQDIFFTETAYLADVILPASAFPEKTGTFTNTDRMVQLGRQAIEPPGDARQDLWIIQQLAKRLGLPWDYKHVSEVFDEMRGTMPSIGGITWDRLEREHSVTYPCRAEGDPGEPVVFVENFPRPDGRGRFVPADIIPADEKPDAEYPVVLITGRQLEHWHTGSMTRRASMLDAIEPDPVALIHPLDFEGFGIRPGDVVTIESRRGKVSLYARADDSSPRGAVFTPFCYYEAAANKLTNPALDPFAKIPEFKYCAVRVTPGGPVPEQSSFGGGQALAAEMSSRA, encoded by the coding sequence ATGAACGCCGTGACGCGCGCCGAACTCGCGCAGGTGGAAGCGCCCACCGTCACCTTCAAGCTCGATGGCCGCGAGGTCACCGCGCCCGCCAATCGCACGATCATCGAGATCGCCGACGAGATGGGCGTGCCCATCCCCCGGCTTTGCTACAAGCCGGGCCTGGACAAGGTGGGCAACTGCCGCTCGTGCATGGTCGAGGTCAAGGGCGAGCGGACGCTCGCCGCCAGCTGCTGCCGCCACCCGGCCAACGGGATGGAGGTGACGACCAACAGCGAGCGCGCCGTGGCGTCGCAAAAGCTCGTGCTGGAGCTGCTGCTCACCGACATGCCCGAGCGCGAGTACACGCGCCACAACGAGCTGGACGAGTGGGCCGCGAAGCTGAATGTCGGCAAGCCGCGCTTCGCGCAGCGCGGGCAAGTGGCCGCGGACGTGTCGCACCCCGCCATCGCCGTGAACCTGGACGCGTGCATCCAGTGCACGCGCTGCCTGCGCGCCTGCCGCGACGAGCAGGTGAACGACGTGATCGGCCTGGCGTACCGCGGCGAGCACGAGAAGATCGTCTTCGACATGGACGACCCCATGGGCGTGTCCACCTGCGTGGCGTGCGGCGAATGCGTGCAGGCCTGCCCCACCGGCGCCCTCATGCCCGCGCGCGACGTGGCGCTGGCGGTGCCGGACAAGCAGGTCGAATCGGTGTGCCCGTACTGCGGCGTGGGCTGCCAGCTCACCTACAACGTCAAGGACAACAAGATCCTCTACGTCGAGGGCCGCGACGGCCCGGCGAACCACGGCCGCCTGTGCGTGAAGGGCCGCTATGGCTTCGACTACGCGCACCACCCGCAGCGCCTGACGAAGCCGCTGGTGCGCAAGGCCGGTGTGGCCAAGGACCCGCGTGCGCAGCTGGACCCGGCGCGGATGATGGACTTCTTCCGCGAAGCGACGTGGGAAGAAGCACTCGAACTCGCCGGCGGCAAGCTGCGCGACCTGCGCGATGCGCACGGCCCGAAGTCGCTGGCCGGCTTCGGCTCGGCCAAGGGCAGCAACGAAGAGGCCTACCTGTTCCAGAAGCTGGTGCGCACGGGCTTCGGCAGCAACAACGTCGACCACTGCACGCGCCTTTGCCATGCGTCGTCCGTCGTCGCGCTGCTCGAAGGCATAGGCTCCGGCGCGGTGTCCAACCCGGTGATGGACGTCGCCAAGGCCGAGGTCGTGGTGCTGATCGGCGCCAACCCGACGGTGAACCACCCGGTGGCGGCCACGTGGATGAAGAACGCCGTCAACAACGGCACGAAACTGGTCCTGCTGGACCCGCGCAAGTCCGACCTGGCGCGGCACGCGCACCGCTACCTGCAGTTCAAGCCCGACACCGACGTCGCGATGCTCAACGCGATGATGCACGTGATCGTGCACGAAGGGCTGGTGGACGAGGCGTTCATCGCCAGCCGCACCATCGGCTACGAGGACTTGAAGAAGAACGTCGAGGGCTACAGCCCCGAGGCGATGGCGCCGATCTGCGGCATCGACGCCGAGACGCTGCGCTACGTCGCGCGCCTGTACGCGACGTCCAAGGCCTCGATGATCCTGTGGGGCATGGGCGTGTCGCAGCACGTGCACGGCACCGACAACGCGCGCTGCCTGATCGCGCTGGCGCTGATGACGGGCCAGATCGGCCGCCCCGGCACCGGCCTGCACCCGCTGCGCGGGCAGAACAACGTGCAGGGCGCGTCCGACGCGGGCCTCATCCCGATGATGCTGCCCGATTACCAGCGCGTCGATACGCCCGGCGTGCCGGAGCGGTTCGAGAAAGCCTGGGGCATGAAGCCCGGTTCGCTGGACAAGAAGCCCGGCCTGACGGTGGTCGAGGTGATGCACGCCATCAAGGCCGGCACCGTCAAGGGCATGTACATCATGGGCGAGAACCCCGCAATGTCGGACCCGGACGCGAACCACGCGCGCGAGTCGCTCGCCGCGCTGGACCACCTGGTCGTGCAGGACATCTTCTTCACGGAAACCGCGTACCTCGCCGACGTGATCCTGCCCGCGAGCGCCTTCCCCGAGAAGACCGGCACCTTCACCAACACCGACCGCATGGTGCAGCTGGGCCGGCAGGCGATCGAACCGCCGGGCGATGCGCGACAGGACCTGTGGATCATCCAGCAGCTGGCCAAACGCCTCGGCCTGCCGTGGGACTACAAGCACGTCAGCGAAGTGTTCGACGAGATGCGCGGCACCATGCCCAGCATCGGCGGCATCACGTGGGACCGCCTCGAGCGCGAGCACTCGGTCACCTACCCTTGTCGCGCCGAAGGCGACCCCGGCGAGCCGGTGGTGTTCGTGGAGAACTTTCCGCGCCCGGATGGCCGCGGCCGCTTCGTGCCGGCGGACATCATCCCGGCGGACGAGAAGCCCGACGCCGAATACCCGGTCGTGCTGATCACGGGACGCCAGCTCGAGCACTGGCACACGGGCAGCATGACGCGGCGCGCCAGCATGCTCGATGCGATCGAGCCGGATCCCGTCGCACTGATCCACCCGCTGGACTTCGAAGGCTTCGGCATCCGGCCGGGCGACGTGGTGACGATCGAATCGCGGCGCGGCAAGGTGAGCCTGTATGCGCGCGCGGACGACAGCTCGCCGCGCGGCGCGGTGTTCACGCCGTTCTGCTACTACGAAGCGGCGGCGAACAAGCTCACGAACCCGGCACTGGACCCGTTCGCGAAGATCCCGGAGTTCAAGTACTGCGCCGTGCGCGTGACGCCGGGCGGGCCGGTGCCGGAGCAATCGAGCTTCGGCGGCGGGCAGGCGCTGGCGGCCGAAATGTCATCGCGGGCTTGA
- a CDS encoding NAD(P)H-dependent oxidoreductase subunit E, giving the protein MQARVIPIAASGEDQRERKRRGPKGRRADASVLAEVRELLGDAPRRRDLLIEHLHKLQDRYGHLSAAHLAALAEDMRMAQSEVFEVASFYHHFDIVKEGQAAPAQLTVRVCDGLSCEMAGAQKLLAKLPALLGADVRVIPAPCIGRCEQAPAAVVGQHPVPCATTEKVAECVKSGATRHEPEGYVGLSQYRAAGGYRTLEECLAGKRKVDDVIATLESSGLRGLGGAGFPAGRKWKIVRAEPAPRLMAVNIDEGEPGTFKDRVFLERDPHRFLEGMLIAAWAVGIDAIYIYLRDEYHGCRALLQQELDRLQAAPPSAGLPKIELRRGAGAYICGEESAMIESIEGKRGMPRLRPPYVAQVGLFGRPTLEHNFETLYWVRDLLERGAQWFSSQGANGRKGLRSFSVSGRVKNPGVKVAPAGVTIQELIDEHCGGMLDGHRFYGYLPGGASGGILPASMNDIPLDFDTLQPYGCFIGSAAIVVLSDKDTASAAARNLMRFFREESCGQCTPCRAGTAKALAIIEKPKWDLPLLAELSQVMRDASICGLGQAAPNPVDCVVKYFPQELGEQR; this is encoded by the coding sequence TGCTGGGCGATGCGCCGCGCCGCCGCGACCTGCTGATCGAGCACCTGCACAAATTGCAGGACCGCTACGGCCATCTCTCCGCCGCGCACCTCGCGGCACTCGCCGAAGACATGCGCATGGCGCAGAGCGAGGTGTTCGAGGTCGCTTCGTTCTACCACCACTTCGACATCGTCAAGGAAGGCCAGGCCGCGCCCGCGCAGCTGACGGTGCGCGTGTGCGACGGCCTGTCGTGCGAGATGGCCGGCGCGCAGAAGCTGCTGGCCAAGCTCCCTGCCCTGCTCGGCGCCGACGTGCGCGTGATCCCGGCGCCTTGCATCGGCCGCTGCGAACAGGCGCCCGCCGCCGTCGTCGGCCAGCATCCCGTGCCCTGCGCCACCACCGAGAAGGTGGCCGAGTGCGTGAAGTCCGGCGCGACCCGGCACGAGCCCGAAGGCTACGTCGGCCTGTCGCAGTACCGCGCCGCCGGCGGCTACAGGACCCTGGAGGAGTGCCTCGCGGGCAAGCGCAAGGTCGACGACGTGATCGCCACGCTCGAATCGTCGGGCCTACGCGGCCTGGGCGGCGCGGGGTTTCCCGCCGGGCGCAAGTGGAAGATCGTGCGCGCCGAACCGGCGCCGCGCCTGATGGCGGTGAACATCGACGAAGGTGAGCCCGGCACGTTCAAGGACCGCGTGTTCCTGGAGCGCGACCCGCACCGCTTCCTCGAAGGCATGCTGATCGCCGCGTGGGCCGTGGGCATCGACGCCATCTACATCTACCTGCGCGACGAATACCACGGCTGCCGCGCGCTGCTGCAGCAGGAGCTCGACCGCCTGCAGGCCGCCCCGCCGTCCGCCGGCTTGCCGAAGATCGAGCTGCGCCGCGGCGCCGGCGCCTACATCTGCGGCGAAGAGTCCGCGATGATCGAATCGATCGAAGGCAAGCGCGGCATGCCGCGGCTGCGCCCGCCCTACGTCGCGCAGGTGGGCCTGTTCGGCCGCCCCACGCTCGAACACAACTTCGAGACGCTGTACTGGGTGCGCGACCTGCTCGAGCGCGGCGCCCAGTGGTTCTCGTCGCAGGGCGCGAACGGCCGCAAGGGCTTGCGTTCGTTCTCCGTGTCGGGCCGTGTGAAGAACCCCGGCGTGAAGGTCGCACCGGCCGGCGTCACGATCCAGGAGCTCATCGACGAACACTGCGGCGGCATGCTGGACGGCCACCGGTTCTATGGCTACCTGCCGGGCGGCGCTTCGGGCGGCATCCTGCCGGCATCGATGAACGACATCCCGCTGGACTTCGACACGCTGCAGCCCTACGGCTGCTTCATCGGCTCGGCGGCCATCGTCGTGCTGTCCGACAAGGACACGGCCAGTGCCGCCGCGCGCAACCTGATGCGCTTCTTCCGCGAGGAGTCGTGCGGCCAGTGCACGCCGTGCCGCGCCGGCACCGCCAAGGCACTCGCCATCATCGAGAAGCCGAAGTGGGACCTGCCGCTGCTCGCCGAGCTGTCGCAGGTGATGCGCGACGCCTCCATCTGCGGCCTGGGCCAGGCCGCGCCGAATCCGGTCGACTGCGTGGTGAAGTACTTCCCGCAGGAACTGGGAGAACAACGATGA
- a CDS encoding enoyl-CoA hydratase/isomerase family protein, with amino-acid sequence MSDKGAVTLSMDGAVAHVTFDRPQARNAMTWDMYADLARICDQLAADPSVRCTVFRGAGGEAFVAGTDIEQFLAFQGGDDGVAYEKNIESGIAKMEALPMPTLAVIDGWCVGGGLALATACDIRIATPTAKFGVPIARTLGNCLSIANIARLIAAFGRPRVQRMLLSAELIEAHEARGCGYLAQVVDAQHIDEDLAKRAQQLASLAPVTQAVSKEALRRLLVQGLPEADDLIRRAYGSEDFREGVAAFTQKRQPGWRGR; translated from the coding sequence ATGAGCGACAAGGGCGCGGTCACGCTGAGCATGGACGGCGCGGTCGCGCACGTCACCTTCGACCGCCCGCAGGCGCGAAACGCGATGACCTGGGACATGTACGCCGACCTGGCGCGCATCTGCGACCAGCTCGCGGCCGACCCGTCGGTGCGCTGCACGGTCTTTCGTGGCGCGGGTGGCGAGGCCTTCGTGGCCGGAACCGACATCGAACAGTTCCTCGCCTTCCAGGGCGGGGACGACGGCGTCGCGTACGAGAAGAACATCGAAAGCGGCATCGCGAAGATGGAGGCGCTGCCCATGCCGACGCTGGCCGTGATCGACGGCTGGTGCGTCGGCGGCGGCCTGGCGCTGGCCACGGCGTGCGACATCCGCATCGCCACGCCCACGGCGAAGTTCGGCGTGCCCATCGCCCGCACGCTCGGCAACTGCCTGTCGATCGCGAACATCGCGCGGCTCATCGCGGCGTTCGGCCGACCGCGCGTGCAGCGCATGCTGCTGTCGGCCGAGCTCATCGAGGCGCACGAAGCCCGCGGCTGTGGTTACCTGGCTCAGGTGGTGGACGCGCAGCACATCGACGAGGACCTCGCCAAGCGCGCCCAACAGCTCGCATCGCTCGCGCCCGTGACCCAGGCGGTCAGCAAGGAAGCCCTGCGGCGCCTGCTGGTGCAAGGCCTGCCCGAGGCCGACGACCTCATCCGCCGCGCCTACGGCAGCGAGGATTTCCGCGAAGGCGTGGCCGCGTTCACGCAGAAGCGACAGCCCGGCTGGCGCGGGCGCTGA